Proteins from a genomic interval of Scophthalmus maximus strain ysfricsl-2021 chromosome 22, ASM2237912v1, whole genome shotgun sequence:
- the hsd17b8 gene encoding estradiol 17-beta-dehydrogenase 8 yields the protein MAAATRLVSRLTLVTGGGSGIGRAVCQRFASEGASVVVADISEESANETLGSLQSDLRGQGHMAAVVDVSSKESVTKLVTSIQTRYFQPPSVCVNAAGVTMDDFLLSMTEEQFDRVIQVNLKGSFLVIQAIAQGLVASGAPKGSIVTVGSIVGKVGNMGQANYSASKAGVEGLTRTAAKELSRFGIRCNCVLPGFISTPMTDKVPEKVLTKMKTLVPLGRMGEAAEVADVCAFLASDDSRYVTGASVEVTGGLFIG from the exons ATGGCGGCTGCTACAAGACTCGTATCAAGGTTGACGCTGGTCACCG GGGGAGGCAGTGGGATCGGACGCGCCGTGTGCCAGCGGTTCGCCTCTGAAGGCGCCTCTGTGGTGGTCGCTGACATCAGCGAGGAGTCGGCCAATGAGACGCTGGGGAGCCTGCAGAGTGACCTCAGAGGGCAGGGTCACATGGCGGCTGTGGTGGACGTGTCGTCAAAAGAGAGTGTAACGAAGCTGGTCACAAGTATACAG ACTCGGTACTTCCAGCCTCCCTcggtgtgtgtgaacgcagcaggCGTCACCATGGACGACTTCCTGCTCAGCATGACGGAGGAGCAGTTCGACAGAGTCATCCAGGTCAACCTGAAG GGCTCGTTCCTGGTCATACAGGCCATTGCTCAGGGCCTGGTGGCCTCTGGAGCACCCAAAGGATCCATCGTCACCGTGGGCAGCATCGTGGGAAAG gTGGGAAACATGGGACAGGCAAATTATTCCGCCTCTAAAGCCGGAGTCGAGGGTTTAACCAGAACCGCTGCCAAAGAGCTCAGCAG GTTCGGGATCCGGTGTAACTGTGTGCTGCCTGGATTCATATCGACTCCGATGACAGATAAAGTACCGGAGAAGGTTCTAACCAAG ATGAAAACCTTGGTGCCTTTGGGAAGAATGGGCGAAGCTGCAG AGGTCGCCGATGTCTGCGCCTTCCTCGCCTCCGATGACTCCCGGTATGTCACGGGCGCCAGCGTCGAAGTGACGG GTGGACTCTTCATTGGCTAA
- the LOC118292342 gene encoding coiled-coil domain-containing protein 106-like isoform X2 produces the protein MNPPAGRDDAEPPEHYMPHSSSASSSGGGGGGGEPAVQEPPHSQYSPFILVSNLRAHLYVALEKNAWLQKRIEELEEERNFLRCQLDRFIVSMRSPDVTEWCGDAQRSVKVQPSSSPSPPSPMTTRSGMTLKRLQGPGARSRRSAAVPVKQEYHLEEDKYYTEDEYVEEEEEEEEEEDSSLEKGSKKKGRANGEPRLKMRRIFRITHGRERQRVKDPDGVLIRYQKILTTYQRVRSMSRAFQIHGVDRNTMASTSPIAELLLVAPEKVEEVGEFEASKEKLLDYARRCYKTMDEPTHAKVQGLKKTHKLLPISYRFRN, from the exons ATGAATCCTCCGGCCGGCAGAGACGACGCAGAGCCGCCAg agCACTACATGCCACATTCGTCATCAGCATCttcatcaggaggaggaggaggaggaggag AGCCCGCGGTGCAGGAGCCTCCTCATTCCCAGTACAGCCCTTTCATCCTGGTCTCGAACCTGCGGGCTCACCTGTACGTTGCCCTGGAGAAGAACGCCTGGCTGCAGAAGCGCatcgaggagctggaggaggagcgcaACTTCCTGCGCTGCCAGCTGGATCGCTTCATCGTCAGCATGAGGAGCCCGGACG TGACAGAGTGGTGTGGCGACGCCCAGCGGAGCGTGAAGGTGCAGCCCTCCAGCTCGccctcgcctccctcccccATGACCACCAGGTCGGGAATGACCCTCAAGCGGCTGCAGGGCCCAGGAGCTCGGAGCCGCCGCAGCGCCGCCGTCCCCG TCAAGCAGGAATACCATCTGGAGGAAGATAAATACTACACCGAGGATGAGTacgtggaggaagaggaggaggaggaggaggaggaggactcgTCGCTGGAGAAGGGGTCGAAGAAGAAAGGGCGAGCCAACGGGGAGCCGAGgctgaagatgaggaggatctTTAGGATCACAcatgggagggagagacagcgAG TCAAAGATCCAGACGGAGTTCTGATCCGCTACCAGAAGATCCTGACCACCTACCAGCGGGTGAGGAGCATGTCCCGGGCCTTCCAGATCCACGGGGTCGACCGCAACACCATGGCCTCCACCTCCCCGATCGCCGAGCTGCTGCTCGTGGCCCCGGAGAAG gtggaggaggtcgGAGAGTTTGAGGCGTCAAAGGAGAAGCTGCTGGATTACGCCCGCCGCTGCTACAAGACGATGGACGAGCCGACGCACGCGAAGGTCCagggtttgaaaaaaactcACAAGCTGCTGCCGATTTCCTACAGGTTCCGAAACTGA
- the LOC118292342 gene encoding coiled-coil domain-containing protein 106-like isoform X1: MNPPAGRDDAEPPEHYMPHSSSASSSGGGGGGGGLYLDAYEVSFPLEESIERPAAYHLGHGQQMMDEPAVQEPPHSQYSPFILVSNLRAHLYVALEKNAWLQKRIEELEEERNFLRCQLDRFIVSMRSPDVTEWCGDAQRSVKVQPSSSPSPPSPMTTRSGMTLKRLQGPGARSRRSAAVPVKQEYHLEEDKYYTEDEYVEEEEEEEEEEDSSLEKGSKKKGRANGEPRLKMRRIFRITHGRERQRVKDPDGVLIRYQKILTTYQRVRSMSRAFQIHGVDRNTMASTSPIAELLLVAPEKVEEVGEFEASKEKLLDYARRCYKTMDEPTHAKVQGLKKTHKLLPISYRFRN; the protein is encoded by the exons ATGAATCCTCCGGCCGGCAGAGACGACGCAGAGCCGCCAg agCACTACATGCCACATTCGTCATCAGCATCttcatcaggaggaggaggaggaggaggaggtttgtaTCTGGATGCCTACGAGGTCTCGTTTCCCCTGGAGGAGAGTATAGAGAGACCGGCGGCCTATCACCTGGGCCACGGCCAGCAGATGATGGACG AGCCCGCGGTGCAGGAGCCTCCTCATTCCCAGTACAGCCCTTTCATCCTGGTCTCGAACCTGCGGGCTCACCTGTACGTTGCCCTGGAGAAGAACGCCTGGCTGCAGAAGCGCatcgaggagctggaggaggagcgcaACTTCCTGCGCTGCCAGCTGGATCGCTTCATCGTCAGCATGAGGAGCCCGGACG TGACAGAGTGGTGTGGCGACGCCCAGCGGAGCGTGAAGGTGCAGCCCTCCAGCTCGccctcgcctccctcccccATGACCACCAGGTCGGGAATGACCCTCAAGCGGCTGCAGGGCCCAGGAGCTCGGAGCCGCCGCAGCGCCGCCGTCCCCG TCAAGCAGGAATACCATCTGGAGGAAGATAAATACTACACCGAGGATGAGTacgtggaggaagaggaggaggaggaggaggaggaggactcgTCGCTGGAGAAGGGGTCGAAGAAGAAAGGGCGAGCCAACGGGGAGCCGAGgctgaagatgaggaggatctTTAGGATCACAcatgggagggagagacagcgAG TCAAAGATCCAGACGGAGTTCTGATCCGCTACCAGAAGATCCTGACCACCTACCAGCGGGTGAGGAGCATGTCCCGGGCCTTCCAGATCCACGGGGTCGACCGCAACACCATGGCCTCCACCTCCCCGATCGCCGAGCTGCTGCTCGTGGCCCCGGAGAAG gtggaggaggtcgGAGAGTTTGAGGCGTCAAAGGAGAAGCTGCTGGATTACGCCCGCCGCTGCTACAAGACGATGGACGAGCCGACGCACGCGAAGGTCCagggtttgaaaaaaactcACAAGCTGCTGCCGATTTCCTACAGGTTCCGAAACTGA